A single region of the Streptomyces sp. NBC_00236 genome encodes:
- a CDS encoding SUKH-4 family immunity protein: MVTFAQAQERADEWVNGDVPAYQHQEVRVREFELGFVVWAEDRAEGPVSDGGRQRLVIARDSGEATLWPGLPVGEVIRRYEEEYGSAAGAPAAPEPPQRIDLNQTSFLLSPPEWLQDAADKLGIPDRRAEAAGQTPPPGPASPAPSSQGGPVPYEPTASPGVRASAPQPPVGATPWAGTDTNAGSDEGEVGLPATVFAPPLSGADDEGAPPRVVSADAPTALMSGGSQLPATAIVPGLPPQGGPGAPPAPLPGGPAPSAAAPGSPAAPGPRPGPGSGSGDISDEATSKAVVPPRGARGGGSTTPPPPGAPGTPGARPGAPLPPPSGPGTPGAPAGGYVPTQLVSQLGPPGAPQPPGAPGAPQPPAPPGSTPPPGGGNVHHAATMFADPNASGPSVPRPPGPPGVPGAPQPPGAPGAPGAPQPPAPPGSTPPPGGGNVHHAATMLASPGPAGPSAPQPPGPPGPPGPPGAPMGQGGSLGGAPGPVPPPAYGYPQAPTGQPTVGPGYQAVLRYRGPDGSEQQLIRRSAPGTPHPEWQMLHELRAMNVPPQQVIELHTELESCELPGGYCARMIRETWPQVRITSVAPYGTDHASRQQGMQHLLTHQGELHQVADGPARPAPVRAPLPQAPPPMQVPPEAIAEEMLQTFGPQGVLRFDQRAVSRQGVPEIVARTLVWAGLPADFGPFFWAQPGQPVVPTLAELAAQRQVQAAPDAGSYLVMGSDFGRAICVQYGTANIVAVPVEAGPGGQSVAPQFVNTGLPEFTRCMALLGRMWRLRYGLNPEQAGRWTVDFQAQLVAVDPAALASPESWWSVLLEQMWDGLI; this comes from the coding sequence ATGGTGACCTTTGCGCAGGCGCAGGAGCGCGCGGACGAGTGGGTCAACGGTGACGTTCCGGCGTACCAGCACCAGGAGGTGCGGGTGCGTGAGTTCGAGCTGGGCTTCGTGGTGTGGGCCGAGGACCGTGCCGAGGGCCCGGTGTCGGACGGCGGCCGGCAGCGGCTGGTGATCGCCCGGGACAGCGGCGAGGCGACGTTGTGGCCGGGACTGCCGGTGGGTGAGGTGATCCGGCGGTACGAGGAGGAGTACGGGTCGGCGGCCGGTGCGCCCGCGGCCCCCGAGCCGCCGCAGCGTATCGATCTGAACCAGACGTCGTTCCTGTTGAGCCCGCCGGAGTGGCTCCAGGACGCGGCCGACAAGCTGGGTATCCCGGACCGGCGGGCGGAAGCGGCGGGGCAGACACCTCCGCCCGGGCCCGCATCCCCTGCCCCCTCTTCGCAGGGCGGGCCGGTCCCGTACGAGCCGACGGCCTCCCCGGGCGTTCGGGCGTCCGCGCCGCAGCCGCCCGTCGGGGCCACGCCGTGGGCCGGGACCGACACCAACGCCGGGTCCGACGAGGGCGAGGTGGGGCTGCCGGCCACCGTGTTCGCGCCGCCGCTCTCGGGTGCCGACGACGAGGGCGCACCGCCCCGCGTGGTGTCCGCTGATGCTCCGACGGCGCTGATGTCGGGAGGCAGTCAGCTGCCCGCGACGGCGATCGTGCCGGGCCTGCCGCCGCAGGGCGGCCCCGGTGCTCCGCCGGCTCCGCTGCCGGGCGGCCCTGCGCCGAGCGCTGCCGCACCGGGCAGCCCGGCCGCTCCGGGGCCCCGTCCCGGGCCGGGTTCCGGTTCCGGTGACATCTCCGACGAGGCGACCAGCAAGGCGGTCGTGCCGCCGCGCGGTGCGCGTGGCGGTGGTTCGACGACCCCGCCGCCGCCCGGCGCCCCCGGTACGCCGGGCGCCCGGCCCGGCGCGCCGCTGCCGCCTCCCTCGGGACCCGGTACGCCGGGTGCTCCGGCGGGCGGGTACGTGCCGACGCAGCTCGTGTCGCAGCTGGGGCCGCCCGGTGCTCCGCAGCCGCCCGGGGCCCCGGGTGCTCCGCAGCCGCCCGCGCCGCCCGGTTCCACGCCGCCGCCCGGTGGGGGCAACGTCCACCACGCGGCGACGATGTTCGCCGACCCGAACGCGTCCGGTCCGTCCGTGCCGCGTCCGCCGGGTCCGCCCGGCGTACCCGGTGCTCCGCAGCCGCCCGGCGCTCCCGGGGCCCCGGGTGCTCCGCAGCCGCCCGCGCCGCCCGGTTCCACGCCGCCGCCCGGTGGGGGCAACGTCCACCATGCGGCGACGATGCTCGCGAGTCCGGGCCCGGCCGGGCCGTCGGCTCCGCAGCCGCCGGGTCCGCCCGGTCCGCCGGGTCCGCCCGGTGCGCCGATGGGCCAGGGCGGTTCGCTGGGCGGGGCCCCCGGCCCCGTTCCGCCTCCCGCGTACGGGTATCCGCAGGCGCCGACGGGTCAGCCGACCGTCGGCCCCGGTTACCAGGCCGTGCTGCGGTACCGCGGGCCGGACGGCAGTGAGCAGCAGCTGATCCGTCGTTCGGCGCCGGGCACTCCGCACCCCGAGTGGCAGATGCTGCACGAGTTGCGGGCGATGAACGTGCCGCCGCAGCAGGTCATCGAACTGCACACGGAGCTGGAGTCGTGCGAGCTGCCGGGTGGTTACTGCGCCCGGATGATCCGTGAGACGTGGCCGCAGGTGCGGATCACGAGCGTCGCTCCGTACGGGACGGACCACGCGAGCCGGCAGCAGGGCATGCAGCATCTGCTGACCCATCAGGGTGAGCTGCACCAGGTCGCGGACGGTCCGGCGCGGCCGGCGCCGGTGCGGGCTCCGCTGCCGCAGGCGCCGCCGCCGATGCAGGTCCCGCCGGAGGCGATCGCGGAGGAGATGCTGCAGACGTTCGGTCCGCAGGGGGTGCTGCGCTTCGACCAGCGCGCGGTGTCCCGCCAGGGTGTGCCGGAGATCGTGGCGCGGACCCTGGTGTGGGCGGGGCTGCCCGCCGACTTCGGGCCGTTCTTCTGGGCGCAGCCGGGGCAGCCGGTGGTGCCGACGCTGGCGGAGCTGGCGGCGCAGCGTCAGGTGCAGGCGGCTCCCGACGCGGGGTCGTACCTGGTGATGGGCTCGGACTTCGGCCGGGCGATCTGTGTGCAGTACGGGACGGCGAACATCGTGGCCGTGCCGGTGGAGGCGGGCCCCGGCGGGCAGTCGGTGGCGCCGCAGTTCGTGAACACGGGGCTGCCGGAGTTCACGCGTTGCATGGCGTTGCTCGGCCGGATGTGGCGGCTGCGGTACGGGCTGAACCCCGAGCAGGCGGGTCGCTGGACGGTGGATTTCCAGGCGCAGCTGGTGGCGGTCGACCCGGCGGCCCTGGCGTCGCCGGAGAGTTGGTGGTCGGTCCTGCTGGAGCAGATGTGGGACGGGCTGATCTGA
- a CDS encoding MarR family winged helix-turn-helix transcriptional regulator, whose protein sequence is MPRPTEEVEYEQMLLGRHSLAHHRGGRHKYALLDRSAYTLLSRLRVQGPMSNGELSDAFGLDASTLNRQTAALTRAGLAERIADPDGGMARKFRITDKGTELLDAERERVVQSLDQVMKDWPDDDIAAFAGYLKRFNTGIEQISQRPWPRP, encoded by the coding sequence ATGCCGAGGCCCACAGAAGAGGTGGAGTACGAGCAGATGCTGCTCGGGCGTCACAGCCTCGCCCATCACCGGGGCGGACGCCACAAGTACGCCCTCCTGGACCGGAGCGCCTACACCCTGCTGAGCCGCCTCCGCGTCCAGGGCCCCATGTCCAACGGCGAACTGAGCGACGCCTTCGGCCTCGACGCCTCCACCCTCAACCGCCAGACCGCCGCCCTGACCCGCGCCGGACTGGCCGAGCGCATCGCCGACCCCGACGGCGGCATGGCCCGCAAGTTCCGCATCACCGACAAGGGCACGGAACTGCTCGACGCGGAACGCGAGCGCGTCGTCCAGTCGCTGGACCAGGTCATGAAGGACTGGCCGGACGACGACATCGCCGCCTTCGCCGGCTACCTCAAGCGTTTCAACACCGGGATCGAGCAGATCTCCCAGCGCCCCTGGCCACGCCCCTGA
- a CDS encoding cellulose-binding protein, with protein MSSAPVSAHGFVGVRGRGYRPEQVDRTVAALSAERDGARDQVARLTALAERLVAESARLDEAVAALAPQDYASLGERAQQILALAEGEAETVRAAAAEEAQALRDEADAAARTLRESARADAEAMRAAATARAEQVLSAAESTAGEELAAARLEAAQVREEAQAAMAATVSRTDSVLAHQEQEHGERRKALGEELAEAGAAQEAEHAELTERAEAGLAGARRALAEAEEAARHGQEDAAAQAAELIAAARVREERVVRETERILREHEEGREDVQAHMAHVRNSLAALTGRVAPAED; from the coding sequence ATGAGTTCTGCACCGGTGTCCGCGCACGGCTTCGTCGGCGTACGCGGTCGTGGTTACCGTCCGGAGCAGGTGGACCGGACCGTGGCCGCGCTGTCGGCGGAGCGGGACGGGGCGCGGGATCAGGTGGCGCGGCTGACGGCGCTGGCGGAGCGGCTGGTCGCCGAGTCGGCGCGGCTGGACGAGGCCGTCGCCGCGCTGGCACCGCAGGACTATGCCTCGTTGGGGGAGCGGGCGCAGCAGATCCTGGCGCTGGCCGAGGGCGAGGCGGAGACCGTTCGGGCTGCCGCCGCGGAGGAGGCGCAGGCGCTGCGGGACGAGGCGGACGCGGCGGCGCGGACCCTGCGCGAGTCGGCGAGGGCCGACGCGGAGGCGATGCGCGCGGCGGCGACGGCCCGTGCGGAGCAGGTGCTGTCCGCTGCCGAGAGCACCGCGGGTGAGGAACTGGCCGCGGCCCGGCTGGAGGCCGCGCAGGTCCGCGAGGAGGCGCAGGCCGCGATGGCGGCGACCGTGAGCCGTACGGACAGCGTGCTGGCCCATCAGGAGCAGGAGCACGGTGAGCGCCGGAAGGCTCTGGGGGAGGAGCTGGCGGAGGCCGGGGCGGCGCAGGAGGCGGAGCACGCGGAGCTGACGGAGCGTGCGGAGGCCGGTCTCGCCGGGGCGCGGCGCGCGCTGGCCGAGGCGGAGGAGGCCGCGCGCCACGGCCAGGAGGACGCGGCGGCGCAGGCGGCCGAGCTGATCGCGGCGGCCCGGGTCCGTGAGGAGCGGGTCGTTCGGGAGACGGAGCGGATCCTGCGTGAGCACGAGGAGGGGCGCGAGGACGTGCAGGCGCACATGGCGCACGTGCGCAACTCGCTGGCGGCGCTGACCGGGCGGGTGGCTCCGGCGGAGGACTGA
- a CDS encoding helix-turn-helix domain-containing protein translates to MAHGHVAYAMRTSFGTAHVTADHIAAWERGSALPDPHELAALAGALWCHPSEVMGHPRTLREHRIARGIPAEDVARATGLSLDSYVRMEESGVWAGDQRQSAKLGTLLGLPPRDHIAITGLEDELARLLAEAVSTRWQAHVRAIAKLISVDRKRLHGPLDSMYQEYQALMAATLSRASGSTASGEDGRRYVEEIVDHFWARLPE, encoded by the coding sequence ATGGCCCACGGACACGTCGCGTACGCGATGAGGACGTCCTTCGGGACGGCTCACGTCACCGCTGACCACATCGCGGCGTGGGAACGCGGCTCCGCCCTGCCCGATCCCCATGAACTCGCCGCCCTCGCGGGCGCGTTGTGGTGTCACCCCAGCGAAGTCATGGGGCACCCGCGCACCTTGCGCGAGCACCGCATCGCCCGCGGGATACCGGCCGAGGACGTCGCCCGCGCCACGGGCCTGTCCCTGGACTCCTACGTCCGCATGGAGGAGAGCGGCGTATGGGCCGGTGACCAGAGGCAGTCCGCGAAACTCGGCACCCTGCTCGGCCTCCCGCCGCGCGACCACATCGCGATCACCGGGCTGGAGGACGAACTCGCCCGCCTGCTCGCCGAAGCCGTCAGCACCCGCTGGCAGGCGCATGTCCGCGCCATCGCCAAGCTCATCTCGGTGGACCGCAAACGACTGCACGGGCCGCTGGACTCCATGTACCAGGAGTACCAGGCCCTCATGGCGGCCACCCTCAGCCGGGCCAGCGGCAGCACGGCCTCCGGCGAGGACGGGCGGCGCTACGTCGAGGAGATCGTCGACCACTTCTGGGCCAGGCTGCCGGAGTAG
- a CDS encoding YwqJ-related putative deaminase: MHTAHSAQTVTTGDPRLSWSSNETGHTPRLIHRRDGILPAVAAALSVRGETLTCTAGKGDQPPVLHHLVQDFLDTLPSGQRERFTGRCPEAILLSRHLTAAESGRSKRAQRKPLTNGEARRALKHARLTARRIREDGDPLHGSYAAPCRSCSVMLAHFGVRPVDLTTTGAATTAEKG, translated from the coding sequence ATGCACACCGCACACTCTGCACAGACCGTCACCACCGGGGACCCCCGACTCAGCTGGAGCAGCAACGAGACCGGCCACACCCCGCGCCTGATCCACCGCCGCGACGGCATCCTGCCCGCGGTGGCCGCAGCGCTGTCCGTACGCGGGGAAACACTCACCTGCACCGCCGGCAAGGGCGACCAGCCGCCCGTCCTGCACCACCTCGTCCAGGACTTCCTGGACACGCTCCCCAGCGGCCAGCGCGAACGCTTCACCGGCCGCTGCCCCGAGGCCATACTGCTCTCCCGGCACCTCACCGCCGCCGAGTCCGGCCGCTCCAAGCGGGCCCAGCGCAAGCCCCTCACCAACGGCGAGGCCCGGCGCGCCCTCAAGCACGCCCGGCTCACCGCACGCCGGATCCGCGAGGACGGCGACCCGCTCCACGGCAGCTACGCGGCACCCTGCCGCTCCTGCTCCGTGATGCTCGCCCACTTCGGCGTACGTCCCGTCGACCTCACCACGACCGGAGCGGCGACGACCGCCGAGAAGGGCTGA
- a CDS encoding NCS2 family permease, whose translation MHPNKTSPADIPPTSSGGSALDRFFRITERGSTYGREVRGGFATFFTMAYILVLNPIILGGAKDKFGDQLDTVQLVTATALVAAVMTLIMGVGGNLPLALAAGLGINAVVAYQVAPLMAWDDAMGLIVLEGLLICVFVATGLREAIMHAIPQALKQAISVGIGLFIAFIGFVDAGFVTRIPDAANTTVPVQLGSGTLTGWPMLVFCLGVIMTVVLLARKVKGAILISIVVMTVVSVVINSLADVKSWGLTVPSMPDKPVAAPDFGLLGQFDLFGSFGQISVLTVILLIFTLILSDFFDTMGTVVGVTAEAGLLDERGQVPGLGRVLLIDGAAAVAGGAASSSSATTYVESAAGVGEGARTGFANLVTGGMFALALFFSPVLTIVPMQAASPALVAVGFLMMTQVKHIDWDRYDLAIPAFLTITVMPFTYSITNGIGAGFVSYVIIKACLGKAREVHWLLWGTAALFLVYFAIDPLEQILDLK comes from the coding sequence ATGCACCCCAACAAGACCAGCCCGGCCGACATACCGCCGACCAGCTCCGGCGGCAGCGCCCTCGACCGGTTCTTCCGCATCACCGAACGCGGATCGACCTACGGCCGGGAAGTGCGCGGTGGCTTCGCCACCTTCTTCACCATGGCGTACATCCTCGTGCTCAACCCGATCATCCTCGGTGGCGCGAAGGACAAGTTCGGCGACCAGCTGGACACCGTTCAGCTGGTGACCGCCACCGCTCTCGTCGCCGCGGTGATGACCCTGATCATGGGCGTGGGCGGCAATCTGCCCCTCGCCCTGGCCGCGGGTCTGGGCATCAACGCCGTTGTCGCGTACCAGGTCGCCCCGCTCATGGCCTGGGACGACGCGATGGGCCTCATCGTGCTTGAGGGCCTGCTGATCTGCGTGTTCGTGGCGACGGGCCTACGCGAAGCGATCATGCACGCCATCCCGCAGGCGCTCAAACAGGCCATCAGCGTGGGCATCGGCCTGTTCATCGCCTTCATCGGCTTCGTCGACGCCGGCTTCGTCACCCGCATCCCTGACGCCGCGAACACCACCGTTCCCGTCCAGCTCGGCAGCGGCACCCTCACGGGCTGGCCCATGCTGGTCTTCTGCCTCGGCGTGATCATGACGGTCGTGCTCCTCGCCCGCAAGGTCAAGGGCGCCATCCTCATCAGCATCGTCGTGATGACCGTCGTCTCCGTCGTCATCAACTCGCTCGCCGACGTGAAGTCCTGGGGGCTGACCGTCCCCTCGATGCCCGACAAGCCCGTCGCCGCACCGGACTTCGGGCTGCTCGGCCAGTTCGACCTGTTCGGCTCGTTCGGCCAGATCAGCGTCCTGACCGTCATCCTGCTCATCTTCACGCTCATCCTGTCGGACTTCTTCGACACGATGGGCACGGTCGTCGGCGTCACCGCCGAGGCCGGACTCCTCGACGAGAGGGGACAGGTGCCGGGCCTGGGCCGGGTCCTGCTCATCGACGGCGCGGCCGCGGTGGCCGGCGGTGCCGCCTCCTCGTCGTCCGCCACCACCTACGTCGAGTCCGCCGCAGGTGTCGGCGAGGGCGCCCGCACCGGGTTCGCCAACCTCGTCACGGGCGGCATGTTCGCCCTGGCCCTCTTCTTCTCGCCCGTCCTGACCATCGTGCCCATGCAGGCCGCGTCGCCCGCACTGGTCGCGGTCGGATTCCTGATGATGACCCAGGTCAAGCACATCGACTGGGACCGCTACGACCTCGCCATCCCGGCGTTCCTCACGATCACCGTCATGCCGTTCACCTACTCCATCACCAACGGCATCGGCGCCGGCTTCGTCAGCTACGTCATCATCAAGGCGTGCCTGGGCAAGGCCCGTGAGGTCCACTGGCTGCTCTGGGGCACCGCGGCGCTCTTCCTCGTCTACTTCGCGATCGACCCGCTGGAACAGATCCTCGATCTCAAGTAG
- a CDS encoding MFS transporter, whose translation MDAPQPTARSGGVIATLAFAGTVAAVMQTLVTPLIAELPKILDTTSSNAAWVITATLLVSAVCVPVSGRLGDLLGKRRMLLVCAVPLFAGSVVCALSSTVVPMIVGRGLQGMGMGMVPLGIALLRDVVPREKLSSSIALVSASLGIGGALGLPVASAVAQYANWRVLFWGSAVLALAIFALVWFLIPDVPAAAKGQRFDMPGALGLAAGLVCLLLAVSKGAEWGWGSTTTIGLFAAAVVVLVAWGFWELRTKDPLVDLRTTARPRVLITNLASLFVGFGMYAGMLIAPQLLQFPEATGYGLGQSMLQAGLWMAPGGIMMMIVSPLGGKLTDARGPKFTLISGVLVIAAAYGLGIALMGSAWGLMLFLMVSSSGVGLAYGAMPALIMSSVPASETAAANAFNTLMRALGTSIGAAVIGAVLGQMTTETAGYSFTSEAGFRTGLMFGCGVALVAVVISSFIPAVRASAAGEKAEAPASPEVAAVKN comes from the coding sequence ATGGATGCCCCCCAGCCGACAGCCAGATCAGGCGGTGTGATCGCCACGCTCGCCTTCGCCGGCACCGTGGCGGCGGTCATGCAGACCCTGGTCACGCCGCTCATCGCGGAGCTGCCGAAAATCCTCGACACGACGTCCTCCAACGCCGCCTGGGTGATCACGGCCACCCTGCTGGTCTCGGCGGTGTGCGTGCCGGTCTCCGGGCGGCTGGGCGACCTGCTGGGCAAGCGCCGGATGCTGCTGGTGTGCGCGGTGCCGCTGTTCGCCGGCTCGGTCGTCTGCGCGCTCTCGTCGACCGTCGTCCCCATGATCGTCGGACGCGGTCTGCAGGGCATGGGCATGGGCATGGTGCCGCTCGGCATCGCCCTGCTCCGTGACGTGGTGCCGAGGGAGAAGCTGAGCTCCTCCATCGCCCTGGTCAGTGCTTCCCTCGGTATCGGCGGCGCCCTCGGCCTGCCGGTCGCGTCGGCGGTCGCCCAGTACGCGAACTGGCGGGTGCTGTTCTGGGGCTCCGCCGTGCTGGCCCTCGCCATCTTCGCCCTGGTCTGGTTCCTGATCCCGGACGTCCCGGCCGCCGCCAAGGGGCAGCGCTTCGACATGCCCGGGGCCCTCGGCCTGGCCGCCGGCCTGGTCTGCCTGCTCCTCGCCGTCTCGAAGGGCGCCGAGTGGGGCTGGGGCTCCACGACGACGATCGGCCTGTTCGCCGCGGCCGTCGTGGTGCTCGTCGCCTGGGGTTTCTGGGAGCTGCGCACCAAGGACCCGCTGGTCGACCTGCGGACCACGGCCCGCCCGCGGGTGCTCATCACCAACCTCGCGTCGCTCTTCGTCGGCTTCGGTATGTACGCGGGCATGCTGATCGCGCCGCAGCTGCTGCAGTTCCCCGAGGCCACCGGCTACGGACTGGGCCAGTCGATGCTCCAGGCGGGTCTGTGGATGGCCCCCGGCGGCATCATGATGATGATCGTCTCCCCGCTGGGCGGAAAGCTCACCGACGCCCGCGGCCCGAAGTTCACGCTGATCAGCGGCGTGCTGGTCATCGCGGCGGCCTACGGTCTGGGCATTGCCCTGATGGGCTCCGCCTGGGGCCTGATGCTGTTCCTCATGGTCAGCAGCAGCGGTGTCGGCCTCGCCTACGGTGCGATGCCCGCCCTGATCATGAGCTCGGTCCCGGCGTCCGAGACGGCCGCCGCCAACGCGTTCAACACCCTCATGCGCGCGCTCGGCACCTCGATCGGCGCCGCCGTGATCGGCGCGGTCCTCGGCCAGATGACCACGGAGACCGCCGGCTACAGCTTCACCTCCGAGGCCGGGTTCCGTACCGGCCTGATGTTCGGCTGCGGGGTCGCCCTCGTCGCCGTGGTGATCTCGTCGTTCATTCCGGCCGTGCGCGCGTCCGCCGCCGGTGAGAAGGCCGAGGCGCCCGCCTCGCCCGAGGTGGCCGCGGTCAAGAACTGA
- a CDS encoding NAD-dependent epimerase/dehydratase family protein has product MQRICVIGGSRYFGKLLVQRLLAAGHRVTVINRGSVPPPPGAEHLVVDRDDEAALVAALGSRAFDVVVDQVCYTPVQARAAVRAFAGRTRRYVMTSTIEVYDPATAALPAAAPHTPVPEERVDPAAWPVRTDLPWDDAAYRDAHYGEGKRQAESVLTRDGRFAFASVRSAHVLGGGAREFTGRLAYYTDRLVRGAEIDVFARELPTVFIHYEELADLLLWAATATAFTGPLNACSDGLLDVRGLAAVLAAEAGREPVYRTVAPGEPAGPFSFDRYYAMSNTRAKELGFVFSRTTGWLPGAAAESITASTTPAA; this is encoded by the coding sequence ATGCAAAGGATCTGCGTCATCGGCGGTAGCCGGTACTTCGGAAAGCTTCTGGTCCAGCGGCTGTTGGCGGCCGGGCACCGGGTCACGGTCATCAACCGCGGCTCGGTCCCGCCGCCTCCAGGCGCCGAGCACCTCGTCGTCGACCGCGACGACGAGGCCGCTCTCGTCGCCGCGCTCGGGTCGCGTGCGTTCGACGTGGTCGTCGACCAGGTCTGCTACACACCGGTGCAGGCCCGGGCCGCCGTCCGCGCCTTCGCCGGACGCACCCGGCGCTACGTGATGACGTCCACCATCGAGGTCTACGACCCGGCGACCGCCGCCCTTCCGGCAGCCGCGCCGCACACCCCCGTACCGGAGGAACGCGTCGACCCGGCCGCCTGGCCGGTGCGGACGGACCTGCCCTGGGACGACGCGGCCTACCGCGACGCCCACTACGGCGAGGGCAAGCGACAGGCCGAGTCCGTCCTCACCCGGGACGGCCGGTTCGCGTTCGCCTCCGTGCGCAGCGCCCACGTACTGGGCGGCGGTGCCCGGGAGTTCACCGGCCGGCTCGCGTACTACACCGACCGTCTCGTCCGGGGGGCGGAGATCGACGTGTTCGCGCGTGAGCTGCCCACCGTCTTCATCCACTACGAGGAGCTGGCGGACCTGCTCCTGTGGGCGGCGACGGCCACCGCGTTCACCGGCCCGCTGAACGCCTGCTCCGACGGCCTGCTCGACGTACGGGGCCTCGCTGCCGTCCTTGCCGCGGAAGCGGGCCGGGAGCCCGTGTACCGGACCGTGGCCCCGGGAGAGCCGGCCGGTCCGTTCTCCTTCGACCGGTACTACGCCATGAGCAACACCCGTGCGAAGGAGCTCGGTTTCGTCTTCTCCCGCACCACCGGCTGGCTGCCCGGTGCCGCCGCCGAATCCATCACCGCGTCCACCACCCCCGCTGCCTGA
- a CDS encoding LysR family transcriptional regulator, producing MIDVQRLRVLRAVAEHGSFNRAAAALRLTPSAVSQHVAALERGLGSQVVTRSTRGVSLTPAGRIMVGAAESVAAEIEHARQQVTELGSGRVQLTVATFTSGGRLLLPGALAELTAAHPGTVLHVREYEPEDSLPLVRRGAVDLALAYHFDGPLPGRTGSGGSPAPWTALMNDPLHVVLPEAHRLAGRETLDLAELADEPWVLGCLKTEAYLRRYAERAGFDPEVRGTTTDYFFARSLVAARMGVSLIPSIALTPQVPGLRTVPVTPPAPARHIGVATSGHPRARAEVTALVRALRKQAAEHTGPR from the coding sequence TTGATCGATGTGCAGCGGCTCCGCGTCCTGCGGGCGGTGGCGGAGCACGGCAGCTTCAACCGGGCAGCCGCGGCCCTGCGTCTCACCCCCTCGGCCGTCTCGCAGCATGTGGCCGCCCTGGAGCGCGGCCTCGGCTCCCAGGTCGTCACCCGCAGCACCCGCGGGGTCAGCCTCACCCCGGCCGGCCGGATCATGGTCGGTGCGGCCGAGTCGGTGGCCGCCGAGATCGAGCACGCGCGGCAACAGGTGACCGAGCTGGGGTCGGGCCGGGTCCAGCTCACCGTCGCGACGTTCACCAGCGGGGGCAGGCTGCTGCTCCCCGGCGCCCTCGCCGAGCTGACGGCGGCCCACCCCGGCACCGTCCTGCACGTCCGGGAGTACGAGCCCGAGGACAGTCTGCCCCTGGTCCGCCGGGGCGCCGTGGACCTCGCACTCGCCTACCACTTCGACGGCCCGCTGCCCGGCCGGACGGGCAGCGGCGGCAGCCCCGCCCCGTGGACCGCGCTCATGAACGACCCGCTGCACGTGGTTCTGCCCGAGGCGCATCGCCTGGCCGGGCGCGAGACGCTCGACCTGGCGGAGCTTGCGGACGAACCGTGGGTGCTCGGCTGCCTCAAGACCGAGGCGTATCTGCGCCGTTACGCCGAGCGGGCGGGCTTCGACCCCGAGGTGCGCGGCACGACGACCGATTACTTCTTCGCCCGGTCACTCGTCGCCGCGCGCATGGGCGTCTCGCTGATCCCGTCCATCGCGCTGACACCGCAGGTGCCGGGCCTGCGCACCGTCCCGGTCACGCCGCCGGCCCCGGCCCGGCACATCGGCGTGGCCACGAGCGGCCACCCCCGCGCCCGTGCGGAGGTCACGGCGCTGGTGCGGGCGCTGCGGAAGCAGGCGGCGGAGCACACCGGACCGCGCTGA
- a CDS encoding SMI1/KNR4 family protein, with the protein MTTGRLGQQAAPPNAAYAGQLVHFPDPVRASRHPRGVRMDGNGCPDFAPYARAAAEIAEPPQGFGVDELRLTDYVSANAALAASGHDLWDTIPAVATPHGWTWHHVPGGRRMELVPVEVKALLRHHGGLATTAVDQNKRGTRPLQETRPTHFRLPRGAVAVTEQQIQGVEEDLGYRLPGAYRSFLKAAGGSAPFGAALDAELGLLVDQPFFTVREEAGVNDLVYVNKCLRDHLTKDYLGVAFVQGGILAVKVRGDGVGSVWFCAYDDARDRDGWSVQERVDRLLLPCGADFDAFLQRLAGNPPELETVANLMVDGGFARAVPVEG; encoded by the coding sequence ATGACGACAGGTCGGCTCGGGCAGCAAGCCGCGCCACCGAACGCGGCCTACGCCGGGCAGCTCGTGCACTTCCCGGATCCTGTCCGGGCGTCCCGCCACCCCAGAGGTGTGCGTATGGACGGGAACGGCTGTCCGGACTTCGCGCCCTACGCGCGCGCCGCCGCCGAGATCGCCGAGCCTCCGCAGGGGTTCGGCGTGGACGAGCTGCGGCTCACGGACTATGTGTCGGCGAACGCTGCGCTGGCGGCGAGTGGCCATGATCTGTGGGACACGATTCCCGCGGTGGCCACTCCGCACGGCTGGACCTGGCACCACGTGCCGGGCGGCCGGCGGATGGAGCTGGTCCCGGTGGAGGTGAAGGCGCTGCTCCGGCACCACGGTGGACTGGCGACGACCGCGGTGGACCAGAACAAGCGGGGTACGCGCCCGCTGCAGGAGACCCGGCCGACCCATTTCCGGTTGCCCAGGGGCGCCGTGGCGGTCACCGAGCAGCAGATCCAGGGTGTCGAGGAGGACCTCGGCTACCGGCTGCCGGGTGCGTACCGCTCGTTCCTGAAGGCGGCGGGCGGCTCGGCTCCGTTCGGTGCGGCGCTCGATGCTGAGCTCGGTCTCCTGGTCGACCAGCCGTTCTTCACGGTGCGCGAGGAAGCGGGCGTGAACGATCTGGTCTATGTGAACAAGTGCCTGCGGGACCATCTGACCAAGGACTATCTGGGCGTCGCTTTCGTCCAGGGCGGTATTCTCGCGGTGAAGGTCCGCGGGGACGGCGTGGGTTCGGTCTGGTTCTGTGCGTACGACGACGCGCGTGACCGGGACGGCTGGAGCGTGCAGGAGCGGGTGGATCGGCTGCTGCTGCCGTGCGGCGCCGATTTCGACGCGTTCCTTCAGCGGCTCGCGGGTAATCCGCCGGAGCTGGAGACGGTGGCGAACCTGATGGTGGACGGCGGCTTCGCGCGTGCTGTCCCGGTGGAGGGGTGA